The following are from one region of the Synechococcus sp. CBW1108 genome:
- the nuoH gene encoding NADH-quinone oxidoreductase subunit NuoH: MVTNTAPGLDLESSFEQALQGFGLSPGAAHLLWLPLPMVLVLVAAVVGVLVNVWLERKISAAVQQRIGPEYAGALGVLQPIADGLKLVFKEDIIPAKADGLLFTLGPVLVLIPVILSWLVVPFGQHLLISNVGIGIFLWISLSSIQPIGLLMSGYASNNKYSLLGGLRAAAQSISYEIPLALAVLAVVMMSNSLSTVDIVNQQTGSGILSWNIWRQPVGFVIFWICALAECERLPFDLPEAEEELVAGYQTEYSGMKFALFYLGSYINLVLSALLVSVLYLGGWGFPIPVEWLAGWLGQPIDAPLVQLITGSVGIVMTVLKAYLLVFLAILLRWTTPRVRIDQLLDLGWKFLLPIALVNLLITAALKLAFPGAFGG; this comes from the coding sequence ATGGTGACCAACACGGCTCCAGGCCTGGATCTCGAATCCAGCTTCGAGCAGGCCCTCCAGGGATTTGGGCTGAGTCCGGGAGCTGCCCACCTGCTCTGGCTGCCCCTGCCGATGGTGCTGGTGCTGGTGGCGGCGGTGGTGGGAGTGCTCGTCAATGTGTGGCTGGAGCGCAAGATCTCGGCGGCAGTGCAGCAGCGCATCGGCCCCGAATATGCCGGCGCCCTCGGCGTGCTCCAGCCGATCGCCGATGGCCTGAAGCTGGTCTTCAAGGAAGACATCATCCCGGCCAAGGCCGACGGCCTGCTGTTCACCCTCGGGCCGGTGCTGGTTCTGATCCCGGTGATCCTCAGCTGGCTGGTGGTGCCCTTTGGTCAGCACCTGCTGATCAGCAATGTGGGCATCGGCATCTTCCTGTGGATTTCGCTCAGCAGCATCCAGCCCATCGGACTGCTGATGAGTGGCTATGCCTCCAACAACAAATATTCGCTGCTGGGGGGGCTGCGGGCTGCGGCCCAGTCGATCAGCTACGAGATCCCCCTGGCCCTGGCGGTGCTGGCGGTGGTGATGATGAGCAACTCGCTCAGCACGGTTGACATCGTCAATCAGCAGACCGGCTCAGGCATCCTCAGCTGGAACATCTGGCGCCAGCCCGTGGGCTTTGTGATCTTCTGGATCTGCGCCCTGGCCGAATGTGAGCGCCTCCCCTTCGACCTCCCCGAAGCTGAGGAGGAGTTGGTGGCTGGCTACCAGACCGAGTATTCCGGCATGAAGTTTGCCCTCTTCTATCTGGGCAGCTACATCAATCTGGTGCTCTCGGCCCTGCTGGTGTCGGTGCTCTACCTGGGGGGCTGGGGCTTTCCGATCCCGGTGGAGTGGTTGGCTGGCTGGCTGGGCCAGCCGATTGATGCGCCCCTGGTGCAGCTCATCACTGGATCGGTGGGCATCGTGATGACCGTGCTCAAGGCCTATCTGCTGGTTTTTCTGGCGATCCTGCTGCGCTGGACCACCCCGCGGGTGCGGATCGACCAACTGCTCGATTTGGGCTGGAAATTCCTGCTGCCGATCGCCCTGGTCAACCTGCTGATCACCGCTGCCCTCAAGCTGGCCTTCCCTGGGGCCTTCGGTGGCTGA
- the ndhI gene encoding NAD(P)H-quinone oxidoreductase subunit I — protein sequence MFGFLKKVGDYTRDAVGAANYMTQGLAVTFDHLRRRPITVQYPYEKLIPSERYRGRIHYEFDKCIACEVCVRVCPINLPVVDWVMNKATKKKELRNYSIDFGACIFCGNCVEYCPTNCLSMTEEYELAAFDRHSLNYDNIALGRLPTSVTSDPAVVPLRELAYLPKGVMDPHGVPDTDPRVGKLPSQVLDSLPKAAPEETAP from the coding sequence ATGTTCGGGTTCCTCAAGAAAGTCGGCGACTACACCCGCGATGCGGTGGGCGCAGCCAATTACATGACCCAGGGTCTGGCGGTGACCTTCGATCACCTGCGCCGGCGGCCGATCACGGTTCAATATCCCTACGAGAAGCTGATTCCATCGGAGCGCTACCGGGGCCGGATCCACTACGAATTCGACAAGTGCATCGCCTGCGAGGTGTGTGTGCGGGTCTGTCCAATCAACCTGCCGGTGGTCGATTGGGTGATGAACAAGGCCACCAAGAAAAAGGAGCTGCGCAACTACTCGATCGACTTCGGGGCTTGCATCTTCTGCGGCAACTGCGTGGAGTACTGCCCCACCAACTGCCTCTCGATGACCGAGGAATACGAGCTGGCTGCCTTTGATCGCCACAGCCTCAACTACGACAACATCGCCCTCGGGCGGCTGCCCACAAGCGTTACCAGCGATCCGGCCGTTGTTCCCCTCCGGGAGCTGGCCTACCTGCCCAAGGGTGTGATGGATCCCCATGGAGTGCCCGATACGGACCCCCGGGTTGGCAAACTGCCCTCCCAGGTGCTGGATAGCCTGCCCAAGGCTGCCCCCGAGGAGACCGCCCCATGA
- a CDS encoding histidine phosphatase family protein, which translates to MADRELLLWRHGIAEERHPDRPDAGRALTAEGSRRTAAVAQELQRLQLCCDPLLSSPLRRAVQTAELGVAAGLASGFAIEASLAPGGDPRPLLQAGNWQRLGLVGHEPDLGELASTLLGLPVGAITLRKAGIVLIRLGPAGASLEALIGPRLLRLRH; encoded by the coding sequence TTGGCTGATCGCGAACTGTTGCTCTGGCGCCATGGCATTGCTGAGGAGCGCCATCCGGATCGCCCCGATGCAGGGCGGGCCCTCACCGCCGAGGGAAGCCGCCGCACGGCCGCAGTGGCCCAGGAGCTGCAGCGGCTGCAGCTCTGCTGCGACCCCCTGCTGAGCAGCCCCCTGCGGCGGGCGGTGCAGACCGCCGAGCTCGGTGTGGCGGCCGGCCTGGCCAGTGGTTTTGCCATCGAGGCCAGCCTGGCTCCAGGGGGAGACCCGCGGCCGCTGCTCCAGGCCGGCAACTGGCAGCGGCTAGGCCTGGTGGGCCACGAGCCCGACCTCGGCGAGCTTGCCTCGACTCTGCTGGGCTTGCCGGTCGGTGCGATCACGCTGCGCAAGGCCGGCATCGTCCTGATTCGCCTCGGCCCCGCCGGTGCCAGCCTGGAGGCCCTGATTGGTCCTCGGTTGCTGCGGCTACGGCATTAA
- a CDS encoding NAD(+) kinase, translating into MRLERVWLISRLGSQAAQRQAKRCAEDLAAQGVHVVAASSGLARNPFPGLLATEAHLPDLALVLGGDGTVLGAARHLAPLDVPILSFNVGGHLGFLTHDRSLLRLTAPGPKAELGQESLWDRLRNDCFALERRMMLQAHINRGDGVARSDGLEQADGAHLALNDFYFRPCLDEVSPTCVLELEIDGEVVDQYRGDGLIIATPTGSTGYAMAAGGPILHPGIEAIVVNPICPMSLSSRAVVVPPRAQLSVWPLGETSRRVKLWKDGAHATVLEPGDRAVVERSPHPALQVLLEQSPSYYRTLTHKLHWAGSLTAPEPSHN; encoded by the coding sequence ATGCGGCTTGAGCGGGTCTGGCTGATTTCCAGGTTGGGCAGCCAGGCTGCCCAACGCCAGGCCAAGCGCTGCGCGGAAGATCTCGCCGCCCAGGGGGTGCATGTGGTGGCTGCTTCCAGCGGCCTGGCCCGCAACCCATTCCCAGGCTTGCTGGCCACCGAGGCCCATCTGCCCGATCTGGCCCTGGTACTTGGCGGGGATGGCACCGTGCTGGGTGCTGCCCGCCATCTGGCTCCTCTCGATGTGCCCATTCTCAGTTTCAACGTGGGCGGCCACCTGGGTTTTCTGACCCATGACCGGAGCCTGCTGCGCCTCACTGCCCCTGGGCCGAAGGCCGAATTGGGTCAGGAGAGCCTCTGGGACCGCCTCCGCAACGACTGTTTTGCCCTGGAGCGTCGAATGATGCTGCAGGCCCACATCAATCGGGGTGATGGCGTGGCCCGCAGTGATGGCTTAGAGCAGGCCGATGGCGCCCATCTGGCCCTCAATGATTTTTATTTTCGCCCCTGTCTCGATGAGGTCTCACCCACCTGCGTGCTCGAGCTGGAGATCGATGGTGAGGTGGTGGACCAGTACCGCGGCGATGGCCTGATTATTGCCACCCCCACTGGCTCGACGGGCTACGCGATGGCAGCTGGCGGGCCGATTCTCCATCCCGGCATAGAGGCGATTGTGGTCAATCCGATCTGCCCGATGAGCCTTTCGAGCCGGGCTGTGGTGGTGCCCCCCCGGGCCCAGCTTTCGGTGTGGCCCCTGGGGGAAACCAGCCGCAGGGTCAAGTTATGGAAGGACGGCGCCCATGCCACGGTGCTTGAGCCGGGGGACCGGGCGGTGGTGGAGCGCAGTCCCCATCCAGCCCTGCAGGTGCTGCTGGAGCAGAGTCCCTCCTATTACCGCACCCTCACCCACAAGCTGCACTGGGCCGGTAGCCTCACCGCCCCCGAGCCCTCCCATAACTGA
- the nuoK gene encoding NADH-quinone oxidoreductase subunit NuoK, whose amino-acid sequence METTSVASATSTIPLQAYLVLAAVLFCTGVWGLINSRNAVRVLMSIELMLNAVNINLMAFSDYLDGQLIRGQVFTIFVITVAAAEAAVGLAILLSLYRNRDTVDMERFNLLRW is encoded by the coding sequence ATGGAGACCACCAGCGTTGCCAGTGCCACCAGCACCATCCCCCTGCAGGCCTACTTGGTGCTGGCTGCGGTGCTGTTCTGCACCGGGGTCTGGGGTTTGATCAACAGCCGCAATGCGGTGCGGGTGCTGATGAGCATTGAGCTGATGCTCAATGCGGTCAACATCAACCTGATGGCTTTCTCCGACTACCTCGACGGCCAGCTGATCCGCGGCCAGGTTTTCACCATCTTTGTGATCACCGTGGCGGCAGCTGAGGCGGCTGTGGGCCTGGCGATCCTGCTATCCCTCTATCGCAACCGCGATACGGTCGACATGGAGCGCTTCAATTTGCTGCGCTGGTAA
- a CDS encoding segregation/condensation protein A has product MVEGGARLAIRLLQDAAERGELDPWDVDVIAVVDGFLDQLHQRIAVPRLVGGSYEKDLAETSEAFLAASALVSLKAEVLEAATFACEPLEEQELGFDFDADGQGWLINPGIELPKRPERHLWRRPVAPPPLQRPVTLGELIRQLEDIAERLEQDDGRSRQRHRPKRYSERAAIQQVAALAHREKLPETTAALSRFLLSWDPAHDWAGFNELVQAWADEVNCRGAGAELDCDRVGVFWALLFLCHQGKVELEQEGGLFGPLQLRRLLHSGETRQLPLVPADKAAVPLLAA; this is encoded by the coding sequence GGGATGTGGATGTGATTGCCGTGGTAGACGGCTTCCTCGACCAGTTGCACCAGCGCATTGCCGTGCCCCGCCTGGTGGGCGGCAGCTATGAAAAAGATCTCGCCGAAACCAGCGAAGCCTTCCTGGCGGCCTCGGCGCTGGTGAGTCTCAAGGCCGAAGTGCTCGAAGCGGCCACCTTCGCCTGCGAACCCCTTGAGGAACAGGAACTCGGCTTTGACTTCGACGCCGATGGCCAGGGCTGGCTAATCAACCCAGGCATCGAACTGCCCAAGCGGCCGGAACGGCACCTCTGGCGCCGGCCCGTGGCCCCGCCACCCCTACAGCGCCCGGTGACCCTTGGGGAGTTGATCCGTCAGCTGGAGGACATCGCCGAACGGCTCGAACAGGACGATGGCCGCAGCCGTCAGCGCCACCGCCCCAAGCGCTACAGCGAGCGAGCCGCCATCCAGCAGGTGGCCGCCCTGGCCCACCGCGAAAAACTGCCGGAGACCACCGCCGCCCTGAGCCGGTTTCTGCTGAGCTGGGACCCCGCCCATGACTGGGCAGGATTCAACGAGCTGGTGCAGGCATGGGCCGACGAGGTGAACTGCCGTGGAGCCGGCGCCGAGTTGGATTGCGACCGGGTCGGGGTGTTCTGGGCGCTGCTGTTCCTCTGCCACCAGGGCAAGGTGGAACTGGAGCAGGAGGGCGGCCTGTTCGGCCCCCTGCAGCTGCGTCGCCTGCTTCATAGCGGCGAAACCCGCCAGCTCCCCCTCGTGCCGGCCGACAAGGCGGCGGTTCCCCTATTGGCAGCTTGA
- a CDS encoding NDP-sugar synthase, giving the protein MKAMILAAGKGTRVRPITHTIPKPMIPILQKPVMEFLLELLKEHGFTEVMVNVSHLAEEIENYFRDGQRFGVEIAYSFEGRIQDGQLIGDALGSAGGLKKIQNFQSFFDETFVVLCGDALIDLDLTEAVRRHREKGAMASLITKRVPKDQVSSYGVVVTDADGRVRSFQEKPAVDEAASNMINTGIYIFEPEVLDFVPSGQPFDIASDLFPKLVAAGAAFYALPMEFEWVDIGKVPDYWQAIRSVLQGQVRQVQIPGKEVRPGVFAGLNVAADWDKINVTGPIYVGGMSRIDNGTTIIGPAMIGPNCHICAGATIDNSIIFDYSRIGPGVRLVEKLVFGRYCVDRNGDHFDLQEAALDWLITDVRRQDVISPSPQQKAMAELLGTDLAKSSSK; this is encoded by the coding sequence ATGAAGGCGATGATCCTGGCGGCTGGCAAAGGTACTCGGGTGCGTCCCATCACGCACACAATCCCCAAGCCGATGATCCCGATCCTGCAGAAGCCCGTCATGGAGTTTCTGCTGGAGCTGCTAAAGGAGCATGGCTTTACTGAAGTCATGGTGAATGTCTCCCACCTGGCCGAGGAGATCGAGAACTACTTCCGGGATGGTCAGCGTTTTGGCGTCGAGATTGCCTACAGCTTTGAAGGCCGCATTCAAGATGGCCAACTGATCGGCGACGCCCTCGGTTCGGCCGGCGGCCTCAAAAAGATTCAGAATTTCCAGAGCTTCTTCGACGAGACCTTCGTGGTGCTCTGCGGTGATGCCCTGATCGATCTCGACCTGACCGAGGCCGTGCGGCGCCACCGGGAGAAGGGTGCCATGGCGAGCCTGATCACCAAAAGGGTGCCCAAGGATCAGGTGAGCAGCTACGGCGTAGTGGTCACCGACGCTGACGGCCGGGTGCGCTCCTTCCAGGAGAAGCCGGCGGTGGATGAGGCCGCCAGCAACATGATCAACACCGGCATCTACATCTTTGAGCCTGAGGTGCTCGACTTCGTGCCCAGTGGCCAGCCCTTCGACATCGCCTCAGACCTGTTCCCCAAGCTGGTGGCGGCCGGAGCGGCCTTCTATGCCCTGCCGATGGAATTTGAATGGGTGGATATCGGCAAGGTGCCCGACTACTGGCAGGCGATTCGCAGCGTGCTGCAGGGGCAGGTGCGCCAGGTGCAGATCCCTGGCAAGGAGGTAAGGCCGGGGGTATTTGCCGGGCTCAATGTGGCGGCAGATTGGGACAAGATCAATGTGACCGGGCCCATCTATGTGGGCGGCATGAGCCGCATCGACAACGGCACCACGATCATTGGCCCGGCGATGATTGGGCCCAACTGCCACATCTGTGCAGGAGCCACGATCGACAACTCGATCATTTTTGATTACTCCCGCATCGGCCCTGGAGTGAGGCTGGTGGAAAAACTTGTGTTTGGCCGCTACTGCGTCGACCGCAACGGCGACCACTTCGACCTGCAGGAGGCAGCCCTCGACTGGCTGATCACGGACGTGCGCCGTCAGGATGTGATTTCACCCTCACCCCAGCAGAAAGCCATGGCCGAGCTACTGGGCACCGACCTGGCCAAGAGCTCCTCAAAGTGA
- a CDS encoding NADH-quinone oxidoreductase subunit J produces MTIASTTQLICFVVLSVTLVLGALGVVLLPNIVYSAFLLGGVFLSVAGLYLMLNASFVAAAQVLVYVGAVNVLILFAIMLVNKKENLAAIPGLGLRRLLSGAVCGGLFLLLIRVAFTTPWPLPGPAAVGEEATIRIGEHLFSDYLLPFELASVLLLMSMIGAIVLARRDVLSTDVITGERVDQGLIEKERTPLLLEKTPR; encoded by the coding sequence ATGACAATCGCCTCCACCACCCAGCTGATCTGCTTCGTAGTCCTCTCAGTCACCCTGGTGCTGGGCGCCCTCGGGGTGGTGCTGCTGCCCAACATCGTCTACTCGGCCTTTCTGCTGGGCGGGGTTTTTCTCTCGGTGGCCGGGCTCTACCTGATGCTCAATGCCAGCTTTGTGGCGGCGGCCCAGGTGCTGGTCTATGTGGGCGCCGTGAACGTGCTGATTCTGTTCGCGATCATGCTCGTCAACAAGAAGGAAAACCTTGCCGCCATCCCCGGCTTGGGCCTGCGCCGCCTGCTCTCGGGGGCCGTCTGCGGCGGCTTGTTTCTGCTGCTGATCCGGGTGGCCTTCACCACCCCCTGGCCCCTGCCCGGGCCAGCTGCCGTGGGCGAGGAGGCGACAATCCGCATCGGCGAGCATCTCTTCAGCGACTACCTGCTGCCCTTTGAGCTGGCCTCAGTACTGCTGTTGATGTCCATGATCGGGGCGATCGTGCTGGCCCGCCGAGACGTGCTCAGCACCGATGTGATCACCGGTGAGCGGGTGGATCAGGGGCTGATTGAAAAGGAGCGCACACCGCTGTTGCTCGAAAAGACGCCCCGCTAG
- a CDS encoding citrate synthase, with translation MTAAGAETQTPFRPGLEGVPATQSSICDIDGQRGVLTYRGYRVDELAARSTFLETAYLLIWAQLPNAQQLQEFEHQVQMHRRVSFRIRDMMKCFPSGGHPMDALQSSAASLGLFYSRRALDNPEYIVSAVVRLIAKIPTMVAAFQLIRKGQDPIQPRDDLAYAANFLYMLTEREPDPLAARIFDACLILHAEHSLNASTFSARVTASTLTDPYAVVASAVGTLAGPLHGGANEDVLTMLAEIGSEDRVDSWLDQAIAEKQKIMGFGHREYKVKDPRAGILQKLAEELFDRFGHDPMYDLARCLEAAAVKRLGPKGIYPNVDFYSGLVYRKLGIPPDLFTPIFAIARTAGWLAHWKEQLGANRIYRPSQIYTGEAGRDWQPIGAR, from the coding sequence ATGACAGCAGCGGGAGCCGAGACCCAGACCCCCTTTCGTCCCGGGTTGGAGGGGGTGCCTGCCACCCAGTCGTCGATCTGCGATATCGACGGTCAGCGGGGCGTGCTCACCTATCGGGGCTATCGGGTAGACGAGCTTGCGGCGCGCAGCACCTTCCTGGAAACCGCCTACCTGTTGATCTGGGCCCAGCTGCCCAACGCCCAGCAGCTGCAGGAGTTTGAGCACCAGGTGCAGATGCACCGGCGGGTGAGCTTCCGCATCCGCGACATGATGAAGTGCTTCCCCTCGGGTGGGCATCCGATGGACGCCCTGCAGAGCAGTGCGGCGTCCCTGGGGCTGTTTTATTCCAGGCGTGCCCTCGACAACCCCGAATACATCGTCTCTGCGGTGGTGCGGTTGATCGCCAAGATCCCCACGATGGTGGCGGCCTTCCAGTTGATTCGCAAAGGCCAGGATCCGATCCAGCCTCGCGACGACCTGGCCTACGCGGCCAACTTCCTGTACATGCTCACCGAGCGGGAGCCCGATCCCCTGGCGGCCCGCATTTTCGATGCCTGCCTGATCCTGCACGCCGAGCACAGCCTCAACGCCAGCACCTTCAGCGCCCGCGTCACCGCCAGCACCCTCACCGACCCCTACGCGGTGGTGGCCTCCGCCGTGGGCACCTTGGCGGGCCCGCTCCACGGCGGAGCCAATGAGGACGTCCTCACCATGCTGGCCGAAATCGGCAGCGAAGATCGGGTGGACTCCTGGCTGGATCAAGCCATTGCTGAGAAGCAGAAGATCATGGGCTTCGGGCACCGGGAATACAAGGTGAAGGATCCCCGCGCCGGCATTCTCCAGAAGCTGGCTGAGGAGCTGTTCGACCGCTTCGGTCACGACCCGATGTACGACCTGGCCCGCTGCCTGGAGGCGGCCGCTGTTAAGCGGCTTGGCCCCAAGGGCATCTATCCGAACGTGGATTTCTACTCAGGTCTGGTGTATCGAAAACTCGGCATCCCCCCAGACCTCTTCACCCCGATCTTCGCCATCGCCCGCACGGCTGGCTGGCTGGCCCATTGGAAGGAGCAGTTGGGGGCCAATCGCATCTACCGTCCCTCCCAGATCTATACCGGCGAGGCCGGGCGTGACTGGCAGCCGATTGGGGCCCGCTAA
- a CDS encoding CYTH domain-containing protein, which produces MALEIERRFLVSGQQWRRHVCWQAWLEQGYLLASSDGLTVRVRQARGVPDVAGAWLTLKAPPAGGPMGPEGLVRQEFEYSIPEDDATALLALAGQKLSKRRHGLDLPGGDWVVDVFEAENSPLVVAEVELDAAALQQDLALEIPAWCVAELTGRHQFSNASLARWPLARWPEDERLELLRLSSS; this is translated from the coding sequence ATGGCCCTGGAAATCGAACGACGCTTTCTGGTGAGCGGCCAGCAGTGGCGCCGCCACGTCTGCTGGCAGGCCTGGCTGGAGCAGGGCTATCTGCTGGCCAGTTCCGATGGACTCACCGTGCGGGTGCGGCAGGCCAGGGGTGTTCCTGATGTGGCAGGGGCCTGGCTCACCCTCAAGGCGCCCCCGGCCGGCGGCCCGATGGGCCCCGAGGGCCTGGTGCGGCAGGAATTCGAATACTCCATTCCCGAGGATGATGCCACGGCCCTGCTGGCCCTGGCAGGCCAGAAGCTCAGTAAGCGCCGCCATGGCCTGGACCTGCCCGGTGGCGACTGGGTGGTCGATGTGTTTGAGGCCGAGAATTCGCCGCTGGTGGTGGCGGAGGTGGAGCTCGATGCGGCGGCCCTACAGCAGGACCTGGCCCTAGAAATCCCAGCCTGGTGTGTGGCCGAGCTCACCGGCCGCCATCAGTTCAGCAATGCGTCCCTGGCCCGTTGGCCGCTGGCCCGCTGGCCTGAGGACGAACGCCTGGAGCTGCTTCGATTGAGCAGCAGTTGA
- a CDS encoding methylenetetrahydrofolate reductase: MQLQKALASGASALTAEVMPPRGGDPARVLAAAESLRGWVHAVNVTDGSRAVMRMSSLAVCRLLLDAGIEPVLQLACRDRNRIALQADLLGAQALGIRNLLCLTGDPVRAGDQPDARPVNELEAVRLLQLVRQFNAGQDPVQGQLPDGPTDLFAGAAADPQSSSWSGLKSRLVRKKEAGARFVQTQMVMDGEALKRFVGEIAAPLQLPVLAGVFLLKSARNAAFINRVVPGAQIPQVVIDRLAAAADPAAEGVAIAADQVAAYLQIAQGVHLMAIKAEERIPEILRQAGLTASL, encoded by the coding sequence TTGCAGCTCCAAAAGGCCCTGGCCAGCGGTGCGTCAGCTCTGACTGCGGAAGTGATGCCCCCCAGGGGGGGTGACCCGGCCCGAGTGCTGGCCGCCGCCGAATCCCTGCGCGGCTGGGTACACGCCGTCAATGTGACCGATGGCAGTCGGGCCGTGATGCGGATGAGCAGCCTGGCTGTCTGCCGCCTGCTGCTGGATGCCGGCATCGAGCCGGTGCTGCAGCTGGCCTGTCGGGATCGCAATCGCATTGCCTTGCAGGCCGACCTGCTCGGCGCCCAGGCCCTCGGGATCCGCAATCTGCTCTGTCTCACCGGCGACCCGGTGCGGGCTGGTGACCAACCGGACGCCCGGCCGGTGAATGAGCTCGAGGCCGTGCGCCTACTGCAGCTGGTGCGGCAGTTCAACGCCGGCCAGGATCCGGTGCAGGGCCAGCTGCCTGACGGGCCCACAGACCTGTTCGCAGGCGCCGCGGCGGATCCCCAGTCTTCCAGCTGGAGTGGCCTGAAGAGCCGGCTGGTGCGCAAGAAGGAGGCCGGGGCCCGTTTTGTGCAAACCCAGATGGTGATGGATGGCGAAGCCCTCAAACGATTTGTCGGTGAGATCGCCGCCCCCCTGCAGCTGCCGGTGCTGGCGGGGGTGTTTCTGCTCAAGTCGGCCCGCAATGCGGCTTTTATCAACCGGGTGGTGCCCGGAGCTCAGATTCCCCAGGTCGTCATTGATCGGCTGGCGGCCGCAGCAGACCCGGCGGCCGAAGGGGTGGCAATCGCCGCCGATCAGGTGGCTGCCTACCTGCAGATCGCCCAGGGGGTGCACCTAATGGCGATCAAAGCGGAGGAGCGCATCCCCGAGATCCTGCGCCAGGCAGGCCTTACGGCCTCACTTTGA
- a CDS encoding helix-turn-helix transcriptional regulator: MDSDRSTAGPLGPVRPEISEREIEIIELVAQGLTNQEIAGTLTISKRTVDNHVSNIFTKTGAKNRVALLNWAMDHGKICRDGFNCCSIEAAPGVRPQASGPAANGPGTHC, encoded by the coding sequence ATGGATTCCGATCGCTCCACTGCAGGCCCCCTCGGCCCGGTGCGCCCAGAGATCTCGGAACGGGAGATCGAGATCATTGAGCTGGTGGCCCAGGGGCTCACCAACCAGGAAATAGCAGGCACGCTGACGATCAGCAAACGCACCGTGGACAACCACGTGAGCAACATCTTCACCAAAACCGGCGCCAAGAACCGGGTAGCCCTGCTCAATTGGGCCATGGATCACGGCAAGATCTGCCGTGACGGCTTCAACTGCTGCTCAATCGAAGCAGCTCCAGGCGTTCGTCCTCAGGCCAGCGGGCCAGCGGCCAACGGGCCAGGGACGCATTGCTGA